Within the Mycobacteriales bacterium genome, the region TCCAGCTCAGCTTTCTTCCTAGAGAAGGGATCGTGCGGATGCGCCCCCGGGTGGATAGCTAGTTATAGGGATTCTCCGGTTCCGCCGAACGGCGCAGCACCACCCGTCAACCGCCCGGGAGCAGCACCGTTCAACGGCTTACGAGGTGACGGTGACCTCGACTTCGACGACCGACCCGAGCGTGGCCTCGACCTTCTCCTCCCCGGTCGCGCCGGGGGCGAGCACCCTGATCGTCCACGAGCCGGGCCGGGCGAAGAACCGGAACACCCCGGTCGCCGAGGCGACCACCTCGGCGGTGAACTCGCCGCTCGAGTCGAGCAGCCGGACGAACGCCCCGCCGACCGGGACGCCGTCGCGGCGCACGGTGCCCTGGATCACGCTCTCCTTCGCGACGTCGATCCCCGGCGGCAACTCGGTCTGCTGGCCCGGTGCACCGCACATGCTCAGACGTCCTTTTCGATCGGGACGCCCACCAGCGAGCCGTACTCGGTCCAGGATCCGTCGTAGTTCTTGACGTTCGGCAGGTCGAGCAGCTCGTGCAGGACGAACCAGGTGTGCGCGCTGCGCTCCCCGATCCGGCAGTAGGCGATGGTGTCCTTGCCGAGGTCGACGCCCGCCCCGGTGTAGAGGTCGCGGAGCTCCGCGTCGTCGCGGAACGTGCCGTCGTCGTTGGCCGCCTTGCTCCACGGGATGTTCTTCGCGGTCGGGATGTGCCCGCCGCGCTGCGACTGCTCCTGGGGCAGGTGCGCCGGCGCGAGCAGCTTGCCGGAGAACTCGTCGGGGGAACGGACGTCGACCAGGTTCAGGCTGCCGATCGCCTCCAGCACGTCGTCGCGGAAGGCCCGGATCGAGGCGTCCTGCGGCTCCGCCTGGTATGTAGTCGCCGGGCGCCCCGCGGTCTCGTCGGTGAGCTCCCGGGAGTCGAGCTCCCAGCGCTTGCGGCCGCCGTCGAGCAGCTTCGTGCTCCGGTGCCCGTAGAGCTTGAAGTACCAGTAGGCGTAGGCCGCGAACCAGTTGTTGTTGCCGCCGTAGAGCACGACCGTGTCGTCGTTGCCGATCCCGCGGCTCGACAGCAGCTTCTCGAACGCCGCCTGGTCGACGAAGTCGCGCTTCACCTGGTCCTGAAGGTCCTTCTGCCAGTCGATCTTCACCGCCCCCCGGATGTGGCCCTTGTCGTAGGCGGACACGTCCTCGTCGACCTCGACGAGCACTACTTTCGGGTCGTCGAGATGGGTCTCGACCCATTCGGCGTCGACTAACACGTCG harbors:
- a CDS encoding DUF1416 domain-containing protein is translated as MCGAPGQQTELPPGIDVAKESVIQGTVRRDGVPVGGAFVRLLDSSGEFTAEVVASATGVFRFFARPGSWTIRVLAPGATGEEKVEATLGSVVEVEVTVTS
- a CDS encoding sulfurtransferase, with product MSRSDVLVDAEWVETHLDDPKVVLVEVDEDVSAYDKGHIRGAVKIDWQKDLQDQVKRDFVDQAAFEKLLSSRGIGNDDTVVLYGGNNNWFAAYAYWYFKLYGHRSTKLLDGGRKRWELDSRELTDETAGRPATTYQAEPQDASIRAFRDDVLEAIGSLNLVDVRSPDEFSGKLLAPAHLPQEQSQRGGHIPTAKNIPWSKAANDDGTFRDDAELRDLYTGAGVDLGKDTIAYCRIGERSAHTWFVLHELLDLPNVKNYDGSWTEYGSLVGVPIEKDV